The nucleotide sequence GGCCAGCCGGTCGCCCTTGACCAGCCCGCGGTCGGTGAGCGCGGCCGCGCAGCGGTTCACCGCCGCGTCGAACTCGGCGAAGGTCCAGCGGGTGTCGGAGTCTACGACGGCGAGCCGGTCCGGGTAGCGCGCCGCGGTGCGGTGCAGGAGATCCCCCACCGAGTGCCGGCGGGCACGGGCGATCGCGGCGGTGGTCTGCTCGCTGAACTCCGAGGCGGCGCTGCTCATACGACGATCCTGCCCCAGCCCGTGGCCGACCGTCACCTGCCGGATCGCTCCGGATCGCTCCGGATCACACCGTGGCGATCACGGCATTCGCCCCGTATGTTCCGTTCGTCAATCTTATTGATCCAGATGGGAGTGGTGCACGGCATGGCCCGATCCGACACGAGCGTCCCGACCGGAACCCCGCTCTCCCGCGCGATGCGCCCGGTGAACGCCGTCGTCGAGCGGTACATCCCGTCGGCGCTGGTCTTCGCGATCGTCCTGACCTTCGTGGTCGGCCTGATGGCGGTGGCGCTCACCGACTCCGGCCCGGTCGACGTCGTCGCGAGCTGGGGCGACGGCCTCTCCGGCCTGCTCGACTTCATCACCCAGATGGCGCTGATCCTGCTGCTCGGGCACATGCTCGCGCACACCCGCCCGGTGCAGAAGCTGCTGCGGGCGCTCGGCTCCGTGCCGCGCACGACGATGCAGGCCTACCTGTTCGTCTTCCTGGTCGCCGCGATCGCCTCGCTGATCACCTGGGGCCTCGGTCTCGTGGTGGCGGCGCTGATCGCCCGCGAGGTCGCCGCGCAGGGCCGCGAGCGGGGCCTGGCACTGCACTTCCCGATGCTGGTGGCGGCGGGGTTCTCCGGCTTCGTCGTCTGGCACATGGGTTACTCGGGATCGGGCCCGCTGCTCGCCGCCACCGAGGGCTCCTTCATCGCCGAGCAGCTCGGCGCGCCGATCCCGGTCAGCGAGACGACCTACTCCACCTGGAACCTGATCGCGATCGTGGCGACCGTGCTGGCCGTCGCCGGCGCGCTCTACCTGGTCGCGCCCCGGCCCGGCGAGAAGATCCGGGAGTTCAGCACCGAGGAGCCGGTCGCCTCACCCCGCCCGGCCGACGACGAGCGCACCCCGGCCGACCGGGTGGACGGCAGCCGCGTCCTCACCGCGCTGCTCGGGCTGCTGCTGGTGGCCTATCTCGTGCACCACTACGCGACCGGCGGCAGCCTGACCATCGACATCGTCAACTGGACGTTCCTCTGCCTGATCCTGCTGCTGGTGGCGAACCCGTCGGAGATGATCACGCTGACCCGTAACGCCGCGGCGAACGTCGGCGAGATCCTGCTCCAGTTCCCGCTCTACGCGGGCATCCTCGGGATCATGACGGCCAGTGGCCTGGTCGAGATCATCTCGGCCTGGTTCGTCAACATCTCGACGCCGGTGACCTTCGGCCTGCTCGCGTTCCTGTCCGCGGGCCTGGTGAACCTCGCCATCCCGTCCGGCGGCGGTCAGGTGGCCGTCCAGGGCCCGGTCATGATCGACGCGGCGAACCAGATCGGCGTCGATCCGGCGATCGCGCTGATGGCGATCGCCTACGGCGACCAGTGGACGAACATGATCCAGCCGTTCTTCGCGCTGCCGCTGCTGGCCATCGCCGGGCTGAAGATCCGCGACATCCTCGGCTACACGACGGTCACGCTGATCGCGTCCGGCATCGTGTTCGGCGCGACGATGCTGATCATCTCCCTGTGAGCACCTGCTCCTCGACGGGTGTGTGGACCGGGGTGGGGGCGTCCCGCCCGCGCAGCGTGACCTCGGTTCCGGCCCGCCAGTGCCGGGCCTCGCGGCCGGCCGCGTCGACGGCGCGGGCGGCCGCGACGACCCGGCCGGGGACCGACTTGGCGAGCTCGGTGAGCCGGGCCGCCTCGTTCACCGGGTCGCCGATCACGGTGTACTCGTAGCGACGCGGATCGCCGATGTTGCCGGCGACGGCGTCGCCGGCGGAGACGCCGATCCCGGCCTCGATCTCCGGCATCTCGGCGGCCAGCCGCCGGCCCAGGCGGCGGGCGGCGGACAGCGCAGCGCCGGGGGCGTCGTCCAGGTCGGTCGGGGCACCGAAGACCGCCAGCGCGGCGTCGCCCTCGAACTTGTTGATCCAGCCACCGGCCTGCTCGACACACTCGACGACGACGCCGAAGAACCGGTTGAGCAGCGCGACGACCTCTTCGGGGGGCCGCCGGGCCGCCATCGTCGTCGACCCGACGAGATCGACGAACAGGACCGCCACCGGCCGCAGCTCACCCCCCAGCCGGATCCCGTCGCCATCGGCCGCGGCGGCCTCCGCGACGTCCCGGCCGACGTGCCTGCCGAACAGGTCCCGGATCCGCTCGCGCTCACGCAGGCCCTCGACCATGCCGTTCGTCCCGGCCTGCAGCTGGCCCAGCTCGGTGTTGTCGTAGACCGGGACCCGGACGTCGAGATCGCCGTCCTGCACCCGGGCCAGCGCCCGCCGCACGGTCAGCACCGGATCGGCGATCGCCCGGGCCGCGCCGACCGCGGTCAGCAGTCCGGTACCGATCGCGGTGCCGCCCAGCACCAGCATCGTCACCGCCAGCTGGGTCGGCGAGGAGTCCCCGTAGACCAGCGCGATCAGCCCGGCCAGCATCACCCCGCACAGCGGGACGGCGGTGCCCAGCGCCCAGAAACCGACCGAGCGCAGCATCACCCCGGTCACCAGGCGCCGTCGCTGCGGCGGACGCCCGGACAGCACCCGGGCCGCCGACCGCCGCAGCATCCGCTCGACCAGCAGGTAGCACAGCGCGCAGGTGGTGACCCCGCCGATCGCGACGGTCGCGGTCACCGAGAACGCCAGCCGCCCCGAGTAGCGCAGGTTCAGCAGGCAGAACAGCACCGCGGCCAGCAGCCACAGGAACGCGATCATCCAGGTGATCCGGGACGGGCCACGCAGCACCAGCCGGCGTTCGGCCTGGTCGAGATCCCTCGCGCGCCGCGGCAGGGTCAGCTTCCGGCGGCCGAACCAGATCCCGATCGGGATCGTGACCAGCAGGTATCCCGACAGCACGACGAGATTCACCAGCCGGATCTCGACCGCGTCCAGCAGCTCCTCGCGGGGCAGCACGAACGACGCGATCACCAGCACCACGGCGGCGCCACCGAGATTCGCCGCGACGACCACGAGCGCGAGCAGCGCGCGCACCGGGAGCCCGACGACCGGACGTCCCGGCTGCGCGGGCCGCTGATCCGTCATGAGGCGGATCCTAGGCCGAAAGGGTGATCGGGTCAGGTCCGCAGGGTGGCGAGCCGTTCGGCCGCCTCGGTGAGCACCTCGTCGCGCTTGCAGAAGGCGAACCGGATCAGCGGCCGGGTCGCCGCGACGCCCGCCTCGGACGCGCAGAACACCGACACCGGCACCGCGGCCACCCCGCAGCGCTCGGGCAGCTGCCAGGCCAGCTCGACGCCGTCGTCGTGGCCGAGCGGGCGCGGGTCGGCGACCACGAAGTACGTGCCGCGCGGGGTGAGCACGTCGAAGCCGGCGGCGCGCAGCCCGGCCGAGAGCAGGTCGCGCTTGCGGGTCAGGTCGGCGGTGATCCCGGCGTAGAAGTCGTCGCCGAGTGCGAGCGCGTCCGCCACCGCGGGCTGCAGCGGGGCCCCGCCGTGGAAGGTGAGGAACTGCTTCACCGCGCGGGCCGCGCCGACGAGCTCGGGCGGGCCGTGCACCCAGCCGACCTTCCAGCCGGTCACCGAGAAGGTCTTGCCGGCCGAGGAGATCGTCAGCGTCCGGTCGGCGAGCCCGGGCAGCGTCGCCATCGGGACGTGCCGGGCGTCGTCGAAGGTCATGTGCTCGTAGACCTCGTCGGTCACGATCACCGCGTCGTGCGCACGGGCCAGCTCGCCGATCCGGCTCAGCCGATCGGCACCGAACACCGCACCGGTCGGGTTGTGCGGGGTGTTGACCAGCACCACCCTGGTGCGGTCGGAGAACGCGGCGGCCAGCTCGTCGTCGTCGAAGTCGAAGTCGGGGGCGCGCAGCGGGACCGGGCGCAGGGTGGCGCCGGAGAGCGCGACGGTCGCGGCGTACGAGTCGTAGTTCGGCTCGAACGCGATCACCTCGTCGCCGGGGCCGCAGAGCCCGAGCAGGGTCGCCGCGATCGCCTCGGTCGCGCCGGTGGTGACCAGCACGTCGTCCGGGTCGACGTCGAGTCCGTAGAAGCGCCTCTGGTGTTCGGCGACGGCCTCGCGCAGCGCCGGTACGCCGGGGCCGGGCGGGTACTGGTTGAGACCGTGCTCGGTGATGTTCGCGGCGGCGCCGGCCAGCAGCGACGCGGGCCCGTCGGTGTCCGGGAACCCCTGACCGAGATTGATCGCCCCGGTCCGCGCGGCGAGCCGGGAGATCTCGGTGAAGATCGTGGAGGTGAACGGGCGCATGCGCTCGACCAGCATGACCTC is from Pseudonocardia autotrophica and encodes:
- a CDS encoding short-chain fatty acid transporter, giving the protein MARSDTSVPTGTPLSRAMRPVNAVVERYIPSALVFAIVLTFVVGLMAVALTDSGPVDVVASWGDGLSGLLDFITQMALILLLGHMLAHTRPVQKLLRALGSVPRTTMQAYLFVFLVAAIASLITWGLGLVVAALIAREVAAQGRERGLALHFPMLVAAGFSGFVVWHMGYSGSGPLLAATEGSFIAEQLGAPIPVSETTYSTWNLIAIVATVLAVAGALYLVAPRPGEKIREFSTEEPVASPRPADDERTPADRVDGSRVLTALLGLLLVAYLVHHYATGGSLTIDIVNWTFLCLILLLVANPSEMITLTRNAAANVGEILLQFPLYAGILGIMTASGLVEIISAWFVNISTPVTFGLLAFLSAGLVNLAIPSGGGQVAVQGPVMIDAANQIGVDPAIALMAIAYGDQWTNMIQPFFALPLLAIAGLKIRDILGYTTVTLIASGIVFGATMLIISL
- a CDS encoding adenylate/guanylate cyclase domain-containing protein, coding for MTDQRPAQPGRPVVGLPVRALLALVVVAANLGGAAVVLVIASFVLPREELLDAVEIRLVNLVVLSGYLLVTIPIGIWFGRRKLTLPRRARDLDQAERRLVLRGPSRITWMIAFLWLLAAVLFCLLNLRYSGRLAFSVTATVAIGGVTTCALCYLLVERMLRRSAARVLSGRPPQRRRLVTGVMLRSVGFWALGTAVPLCGVMLAGLIALVYGDSSPTQLAVTMLVLGGTAIGTGLLTAVGAARAIADPVLTVRRALARVQDGDLDVRVPVYDNTELGQLQAGTNGMVEGLRERERIRDLFGRHVGRDVAEAAAADGDGIRLGGELRPVAVLFVDLVGSTTMAARRPPEEVVALLNRFFGVVVECVEQAGGWINKFEGDAALAVFGAPTDLDDAPGAALSAARRLGRRLAAEMPEIEAGIGVSAGDAVAGNIGDPRRYEYTVIGDPVNEAARLTELAKSVPGRVVAAARAVDAAGREARHWRAGTEVTLRGRDAPTPVHTPVEEQVLTGR
- a CDS encoding pyridoxal phosphate-dependent aminotransferase — translated: MLVERMRPFTSTIFTEISRLAARTGAINLGQGFPDTDGPASLLAGAAANITEHGLNQYPPGPGVPALREAVAEHQRRFYGLDVDPDDVLVTTGATEAIAATLLGLCGPGDEVIAFEPNYDSYAATVALSGATLRPVPLRAPDFDFDDDELAAAFSDRTRVVLVNTPHNPTGAVFGADRLSRIGELARAHDAVIVTDEVYEHMTFDDARHVPMATLPGLADRTLTISSAGKTFSVTGWKVGWVHGPPELVGAARAVKQFLTFHGGAPLQPAVADALALGDDFYAGITADLTRKRDLLSAGLRAAGFDVLTPRGTYFVVADPRPLGHDDGVELAWQLPERCGVAAVPVSVFCASEAGVAATRPLIRFAFCKRDEVLTEAAERLATLRT